CCAGCTGTTGAGCTGAGAAGGAGGCCAGACATTGCTCAGCTCCTAGATCTCCTGTCCAGAAGAACGTCATCCGGCTGAACAGAGAGCCCCTCACCTCTGCCACAGctacagaggagagagagagagagagagagagagagagagagagagagagagagagagggagagagagagagagagagagagggagggagagagagagagagagggagggagagagagagagagagagagggagggggagagagagagagagagagagagagagagagagagggagagagagagagagagagagggtgagaagaacaaagagaggatggagggaggagtagaggagggaAAAGCAGAGGGAAAGTGAAAAAAGGGAATCAGAAAGACAAAAATCAAGAGTGATGAGTGAATTAGTGAATAAAAACATGAGCAAATGAGTATATTAGTGAATTAGTAAATGAGTAACCGAATGAACACATGAATGTCTGAATGAAAACTCCCTCTCACCATCCACAAGCTCCACCCCAAACACCATCCCATGCGCCTGCGACACCTCTATGCAATGGATCAGTGAATCCCGGCGGAGATTAAAGTTAATGAGCGCCGCCTCCACGCCCACTTTAGCCAATCCCAGCCAGAGGGCCACCATGATGGGCCGGCTCTCCATGAAGATGGCCACCACATCGCCAGAGCACCAGCCCTCAGTGAGAGCCCAGTGGGCGATGGCGTTGGAGCGCCGGTCCAGCTCGGAGAAGCTCCACACCTCGCCCGTGGCCTCCTCCACCAGGGCAGGCTTATCTGGGTGCAGCGCCACCCGCTGGGCAAAGATGGAGGGGACAGTACTGCGGGTACGGAGGTAGCGGCGGACGATGAACTTCACCCGGACCAAGACGTACAGGCCactggagcagagagaaaacaaatagagagagcagggagaaatgaaaaaatataaaacagtatAATCTAATCTAATGGAAGACGTATACTGTAATATGCCACTATAAAACACAGTCCCTGCTAGGACCTGGGCTGCCTTATGTTTTCTGAGGAGACCAGCAAACTCCTGCCACGTGCTGCAAATGTGAGGGTAAAAGAGAGTTGGGATGGCATTAACCCTGgcaggatgggagagagagaggatggacaGAGCACAGAGGAAAAGGTGCAGGGGCGTGGTTTGGGACACCTGTCTGTGCTTCACTCCTGGACAGCTCCAGCTGCTTGGTATGCAGGTAAATCTGATATAGGAGTAGAGTTAGTAATGGTAGCACAGATACTTTAGAaacagaatacaaaacacaaagagatggagaagagaaagactgaaagaacaagagaggtcctgaaagacagagggagagaccaTGATGAGAGAGAAATCATGACAGCAAGACAgagggggcaggggaggggagacCATGACAacatgcgagagagagagagagagagagagagagagagagagagagagagagagagagagagagggagtgagagagagagacagagaccgagagagagagagacagagagagagagaccgagagaaagagagcaagagagagagagagagagagagagagagagagagagagagagagagagagagagagagagagagagagatctcccCGCACCTGAGGTCTCTGCTGATGGTTTGGGCTGCCACACGGAGAAACCTCCATCCTCCTGCTCCTAAGTAAACGCCCAGCCCCGCAGCCAGGCTCCAGGGCCAGGACGCTCCGAGCAGCTGTGCCAGCCCCAGAGAAGCTACAGTCAGTGGGGCACGCAGACCACCTATAGTCTCCATCCtggagcggagaggagaggcagcCTGCTGTTATACACCCTAGCACTCGTGAAACCCACTCACTCAATTTAAGAGACATACACTGTTCACAGTACATCAACTATGCGTGGATCTCTTAGTTTTGCCACAAGCTGGGAAGAATGACGCACAATTTTTAATCTGAGGTGAGAATCTTACTCGACTACCGCAAtagcactctttttttttttacatttaaaaactgtctGTTGCACTTGCCTTTTAGCACCTAGCGTGTCCGTGCAGCAGCAGTCTATTCGAGCTCAAACCAGTTCCACCTAGTTTCCCACGAGCCCTGCGACAATAGCGTTAGCTCGGTGGCGCGAGAGTGACCCACTACCCAAAATGGCTCGCCGCCATCGGAACCAGCAGAAAGCGCGtcagtgcaaaaacaaacaaacaaaacaatggaaaaGAGACTGCAACAACGGATGTTCGAAGTGCAAACGCTTGTAATCGTAATGGAGAAATAGACGTGCGACAAGTTTGGTTATCAACACGCATCGACTCGCAGTGCTTCAACTTTCCGCTTTCCCTCAGCAGGCATGGCGCGAGCACACCCCAAAATCCCGCCTTCGCGCGCATACCACTGGGTCCCGAGCCCCCATTGGTGCACAACGCGCCAGTTGGTCTGTcgcctgtcttttttttgtctaaCATGTTTGGGTCAAGCTTACGATTTTAAAAAAGACGAATCATGTTTAAGTAATATTGCCCCATTAACACAGGACGAGAGAAGTAAAGTAAGAAAATTGAGGGGTGTCACTGCTGTTGCTCGTGCTTTGGTGATGTGTGCTTTATTTTAGCGTCAACTACAGAACACACTATTCTTCcaaagtgagagagtgtctctctctctctctctctctctctctctctctctctctgtgtgtgtctgtgcgtgcatgtggagTCATTACCATTCTTGCCAactttgtgtaggtgtgtgtttctgcgttTACGTGCAGTCATTCCCATCAttgctaactgtgtgtgtgtgtatgtgtgcgcgcgcgcgtgcagtGGTAGCTAAGTAGTTTCTATCTACTGACAGAGGTTTACATCACAGGAAGTTTCTCTCACAAACACCGGGGGATGGAAATGTTCCAGCATGCTGCTGAAGTGTTACTGTTTAAGCTTCTGTGCTGCTGCAGATGCTGAGTGTCTGTATTCCCTCTGGTGTTGAATTGTGAGACGTGAGACTCTGGTGAGGTgttattctgctttgttttggtcTGCCACACTTATGGTAAAACACAGGCCTCTCCACCCTCAGTCCTGTGGACCCCCTAGTGGAACCACCCTTCGTCTGCCCCAAGGTGGGAAGATACCGTAACCCTCTGTTGAAAGGAGTCTGACTCAGGAGAAAGGTACACCAGAGCAACTTGAGTCTATACCGAGTCCTGATATCAAGTTcttttacctttttgttttgttttgtaacttGCAGGTAGCAATTGTATTTTCTGAAAGCCCAAGCACAAAAATCCAAGCAAACAAACTTCTTTGAAAACTGTATTTTCCCTCAAATAGCAATACAATTCATATAGAAGCACTTTGGTCAtctcttgcagtctttaaatgtgctttaaaaataaaaaacttaaaaaaactaAAGTTTCAAATAATTACAGATTTCCAAAGTAAAAGTCCTCCAAATGATTTTAAGAATGTATTGCCTTATAGTTGTTTATAGAGCTCAAAGTGGTATGAACACTCTGCCTTAATCCCACCAGCTATGTTACCCCACTGCGTCAGGACCTTCAGCTTGGCCAGACATGCCGGCCTACGTGTGGAATGGAATGGCATGAATGTGTCATGCTGTTAGTCACCAGCAGGTACTTACAGCTGTAGTCTGTGGCTTGGGTATGTGTTGGGTTTATGATGGGTGTGATGGGCTTTTGTGGAGATTCTCAGAGGAGACGGCGAGGTGCTTAGCCTTCAGCCTCTGATCTTTGTGCTGCACAAACTGCCCTGGTCTGAATGCACTCAAACACTAGAAACTCCTCAGGTCTGAATGCACTCAAACACTAGAAACTCCTCAGGTCTGAATGCACTCAAACACTataattattactttattacacTCACATTACTGatgcatagacacagacagacccacacacacgtagtaTAGGTGCACTGAACTGTGTTTCATCCATTTTCCtgttgtttaattgtgtgtgtaacaggCAGTAGCACACAGTATaccaaatatatttaaaagtgtCTGTAGTTAAGagcacacagtatacagcacacCAAATACACCCCAGTGGACACAGTGGTAATTTGTTAGGGGACTGATATGCAGACTGTAGCCTAATGGAGAGTCAGAATCACAAAGAGGCCAGTTCTGCAATAGGTCTTTACCAATGATGTGTCCTATAGTTCCTTTACAGGACCAGCACAAAGAGAGTACTGCAAATTTCAAAGCAGGAAAACCTATAACAGCATCTGATTGGTTGCAATAGAGGGGGCTTGACCAATATAAAGACTGGAAAGACTGCAGTGGAGGAGGGATGTTCCATGACTCTGCCAACAGTCCAGACCAACCCAATATACCCACAAAGTTCACTGTGAAGTTTAAAATGGGATGTTGTTGAaatgaaatatagaaaaatgtaaCTGTGCCTTTGTAGAGGTGAATGCCCTGATGTGTTTCTCTTGGTTTAGTTCTTGTTTTTGATCCAGAGAgtaaactgttgtttttctttcaaccCCAGTTaagctggtttgtttgttttcttgattGTTTGAGTAGTAGGTCACTCCTGAAGCCATTGTTTTACTTTCAGTATTAGTTATATGGTAGTTGTATGGGAGATGGAAAATGTCCTGGATAGTTCTGGATTTGCTATATCTGAcaccacagaaagaaaaaaaaagacaaaaaaaatgttacccTCTTCTCTCTGCAGTATCTTGGTCTGGTAGttgcatttatacatttacctgacacttttatccaaagcaacttatagttatgactgaatataacttgagggttaagggtcttgctcaggggcccaacagtggcaacttggtagtggtggggcttgaactagcaaccttccaattacaagtcaagtaccttaaccacagagctgCCACAGTTGGCCTTCTTTGAACACCTTATGGACCTAGcttgtaactcactcactctctcacgtTTTTATCACAAGGGGGAAGTTAGCAATGAAGTAGGTTTGGTATTTCACATCAGTGTGTGACACTGTGCATCCCTGATTAAAATAAAGGTCAAACAATTATGCTTGCTCATACTTTTTTAATTAAGACTGGAGTAAGCAGCAGTacctgatctgggatcagaaTTACTGCAACCATTCTCCATTAAGTTCCCTACTGAGAAACAAAGCCAAAAGATCCAAGGCCTGTAGTGCTGCAAAGCCAGCAACCCAGTACAAAAAGACCTACAAAAACTGGTGACCCCCCCAGAAGACACAATACAGTGTTGAAAACATGACATAACAGCAAATCTATACTTAAATGTTACATCCATTCATCGTCATTatcaatagaaaaaaaaaaacgggaTTCTGACTTCACAAAGAATGAAAGTGCTTTTGGACAAAGTGTTTAACTGAAATAGAAGAAAAGAAACGTTCCATTTGAAAACATCACTGAAGCGAAAACAAACGCAGGATCTTCCAGGAAGTGTTCAGGAAGTGCTTATCTGTGCTAATCAGGAACTTCTTTCCCACTGATATCTATATACAATTTACCTGTTCACATAGCACAACAATATAGGAGGTATTGGGAGTATTTAGACAGGTAACAGAAGATGCATGTTACATACATTTCCAGTAgcatatgaagaaaaaaaagttacactTTGACCAACAGTGATGGTTTTGCTTCTGTAACATATCTTAGCCAGCTAGCAAAGTAACGTAGAACAAAATCTGTATCAATAATCCTTCATGAAAATTTTGGCGCACCCATCTTCCTAATATGGGTATATATTTGACCcctttttgaaataaatacatttgtgaattCACAGAAGCACTTAAAAGCTTGTCTGTGTTTAAGGATGCCTTCTGCTTTATAAAGAGTACCTTTAATATCATTTTAGCACACAATGCAGTTATTCTCAACTGTTCAACTCAGAAGTATTAAAAGAAAGTAACTGCTCCTCTGGTTCACCACacactttttgtgtgtgaatgaaataaTACATCTTCCAATATATTTTTATCACCAATATATTTGCACTAGGTGATTTCCCACAATTCGGAAAAGGAAAAGGCTTTTCCATTTAGGTTAGAAAGGTGTGAGCTATCTTCTCGAGCTGTCCAAGTCTGTTGATTTGGGATGGACATAAATGGCTTCAGTTTCTCACGGTGACCATGAGAGGATGAGGATCCTTCCAAAATCTTCCCAGTTCATTAGGATGATGGCTGAGACACAAATCCATTTGTCCAACTATATCAAATAGTAACCTAACAATTGTCTTCCTTTTATTGACCACATGTACAGCTAATGACCCCCACTCTAGAAGTAATGTGATTGGACAGGGCAGAGACATGGCCCTCCTGCTCCATACCCATTGGATGGGACAAAGATCTTTGATCTTTGGAGCCTTAGCATTGAGAGCGGCTATGTGTGGAAGAGCTGTTGGTTGAGGAGGCTTTCTCGTTGAAGGAAAATGACATACAGCTTGAAAATGTGTAACCTAGGCGAAGCCCTGTTGTGGTGTGGTAAATGCATCATATCTCCGACTCCCCCGTGCTCTGCATACTCTTGAGGGGTTGCTGAAAGGATGAAAGATCAGAGGTCAAGGGCTGTTGCAGATAGATATGCCCAGATTTATTTACACAGTACATAGTAATCAGTTCACATGCAcctacaaacatacacacacggtaCACCATACCTGGCTGTTGCTGGATTGGTTGGTGCTGAATTCAGAGTATCTCTTCTTCTGTGATTTGCAGACAGTGCCAAACAGCTTGCTATATTCTTCTCTTACCTGAGGAGcgcaacaaaaaacaaatctttgttCTGTAAGTGAgcgtatttttgttttttcagtcaCACTACAATGTGATTGGCTACAGTGAGTTGTAGGCTCAAGAAAAACTTCTTTTGGTGTCTTCTGTTGGCTCCAAGTCATCTGATTCTGGGGGTGTATCCCCATTTCCAGGGATGACTGTTTTACTGTAGGAAAAACTGTTGTACTGTACTTAGTAAGGGCTTTTTAGGGCTTTTGGCATTATTAGGAGGGCTAAGTcagacattttaacattttgtatgtctttgcttacacagctgatgaaggccctctgtttaaaatgtgctgtttctttggaaatctTGTATGTAATTTTAGCTCCACATCTTTTACTATAGTACGCTGCAGGTACTGCATATATttagtccgtgtgtgtgtatgtaactgtgagggcaaaaatgttttaagctgTGCCTCACCGTTTTGCTCATCAGACAGTACATGATGAATAtgagcgccccctgcaggctgtTGAGTAAGGTGAAGAGGTATGACATCACCAGTGTGCCCTGTTCCTGGAACAGGAAGCAGCCAAAAACCCACATCCCCCCCAGAACACACAGCTGGGCTACAGCAGTTACCACAAAACTcctacagacagagagaggggcaggggAGAAAACAGAAGCATTTACATTGATGTTTTTCTAGAGCTATCACCTAACAGTGCTTCTCTAGCaaactaaataataaacaaattacaAGAGGAATGTgatggaaagaaggagagagatcaacacacacacacacacgcacgcacgcacgcgcgcgcgcacacacacacccacccctgaaTACCTCAGCTTTTTCAGTTTGGAAAAGTCTGGGTTGAGCGTGGAGAATTTTCCTGCCAGTTTCCAGATAGTAATCACGAAGAAGAAACTGTTGAGGATGATGATAATGCAAACAGGGGCAAAGAAACTCCAGATGAAATCTTCCTCCAGAGACAGCCAGCAACTACACCAAACCGAACAAAAGGTTACAGCCAGTTAacatcattacacacactacaggcaCATTAACTAGAATAAAAGTGTGTTCGCACACACCAAGACGCACAGTGCAGGACAAAatacgcatacagacacactggacTACTGTAGTAGCAGTAAAATCTCTGACTCACTGGCGGTCCGTTCCATATCCCTGGGAGAAGGCGGCAGCGGAGATCACGACGATGGCGAGGGGGACTCCATAACCCACGGCAAACATGTAGAGCGGCCGGAGAGTGGTGTGGAACACCAGGACCACCATCCGGTAGAGCTGCACCCCCTCTAACAGCATCCAGCAGAACGCAGCCaggaagaaaaaatgtaaaagactGGCTACAAACGCACACGCTcccttagagagagagagagagagagaggggaggggtgtatTTATTATTTGGTTTCTGAATAATacctttttattaatttttcagcAGCAATATATTCATAAACTATGTttcataaaacatctgtttatataaagtattttgAAAATTGCTGCTATAAAGCTTTGCTGGATGGAACTGAGCTGAATTTAACAAAAAGGGGGCCATAAAACCATGGCTCCTCTGAAGTTATCCAGCTACAttccttcactcacacacacacacacaccttgttgCTGGTGCTGGAtatgaagaagaggaagaggaggtcgGCGATgaagaggcagacacacaggtggaggtggatgGTGGTGCGAGTGCCCTGGATGGGGCGACAGAAGCGGAAGGTGAAGATGCACACGAGCAGACAGACGAGAGACACGGCCAACCCCACCCGCGTGGTCCACACCAGCTCGAACGACTCCTgcacagagatggacagagagagccaaaataatacaaacagaggaggacagagagatagagatagagaaagacaggaagaggctTAAAAACAGGGTTTTTTAAAACTGATATTTAATTTCTATTGCTGCTATAAATGGCATTAGAGGGCAATTGCGCTGTTGTGAATGCGCATATATTAGCTGCTTAGAAGAATGTGGAGGCTCTTAGTGCTATACTGGGGTAAGGGGGCAGAGCTACCTTGATAGGATATAGGGCCATGAGAACAGCGAAGCTGCTCAGGTGGGACCAGGTGCACACGGCATGCGTGGAATTAAGCTCCGCCTTCATGCAGCCACGCCCTGACCACACCCCTCCGGATGGCGTCTCCTCCCAATACACGCAGCTGTAGTTCAACTCCTCAGACACTGCCCCCTCCTGGACACAGAAAGGGGTTTTAGGATGGGactcaaacaaataaactaacaaatatattaaaattgaGTTCATTAACATGGGCAGTGgtagatcagtggttaaggtacttgacttgtaatctgaaggttcgagcaccaccactgccactgttgggcccctgagcaagacccttaaccctcaattgctcaagctgtaattgtaagttgctttggataaacgtgacagctaaatgttgtaaatgtaaacatctgAGTAtctctgtttaaatgtaaataatcctACAGATGTTGAAACTCAGCGGTTGCGACATACCTGTGACGGTTAtagttatgtaaatgttttttagtGGTGTGCAGTGAATTCAGGCTCACTGGTGTGTACAGTGGGGCGGGTCCATATGAAGGTTTTGGGCGTGGCAGTGCAGAAGGGCCGGCGGCCTCACCTGCAGGTGTTTGAAGGTGAGGGTCACAGGCTGAGCGAGCGTCTGGGTGTCGGGGTTACTGACGAGAGCGGTGACCATGCGGGAGTTCAGCTGGTAGGTGGCATTCTTCTGatccttctccagctcctcactCACCCGCACCGAGCTGCCACTGGAGTTCAGACCCTTATAGCTCAGCAGAGCCACGTAGGCATAGCCTGGGGACAGACACGCCGCTGCTGTCAGGACAGGGCACGACTCACTGCACTTaccataagtgtgtgtgtatggcatatgtgtgtgttctgtgtgagtgtgtatgtaggtgtgtggtgggagtatatatatatatttgtgtcgTGTGTGCAAAACCTGgggaaaaatgtttcagaacGTTTCAACTGACGCCattgcggtgtgtgtgtgtgtgtgtgtgtgtgtgtgtgtgtgtgtgtttgtgtaagggttggcaacaggccgaggccccctctggccaccagagggaggcctcaagtcaaccacaccactaatcaggcttaacacccaacagctgggctagaccttatataagcccagtgacccagtcatttggtgctgggtctttgctaaagttgtgagccaagctcctagccggtaactatgggtattgaggtctgtcaGCCCTTGTGCTGCGCCTCTTTTCTGCTCTACGAGGGTGtcagtgtttttacacgtcccctcccttctccagttttcacCTCTTGAGTctggcttcccttagccattcaagttcctccccgctttctggttttgtttggtaagttttagtttggttttccccagtgcattgaGGTTTCCATTTCTTCCCGttgtgtcctttgttctccccttttccacgctcggcgtggtgtttagtttttccttttgttttacctgatccaagatctaactgttctgcacacgggcccagcattgttagagcgtggttgctcacctGTCAGTGTCATCACCTATCTGACCTGGGTTCGAGcccacacacctgtgtgtgtgtgtgtgtgtgtgtgtgtgtgtgtgtgtgtgtacctggatATGAGGCTCCCACTGCTGTTTCCCAGCTGATATTAAGGTGCACATCATCCATGCTCAGTAGGACACTCCCATTGGGTGGAGTTCTCTCCTTCCTCACTGCAAGCCACACCTCTGTTGATAATCACCATGACAACCCATCAGATTCACTTTGAATCACATTTACTGTAATAAAGGCATTAATTACACGTGctggtattttgtgtgtgtgtgtaccagagaCGTTGTTGTGGATCTTGGTTAGGGGCTGGTTGAGCTGTGGGCTGATCAGGTGCATTGTGTCCTCCACGACTCCCAGGAAGGTGTTCAGAGCGACGCTCTGGTCAAGAACTCCACCCCGCACCACCATCTCAGACACATTGAGCAGCTCCTGTAGAAACAGCCACATTactcacttgtgtgtgtgtgtgtgtgtgtgtgtgtgtgtgagcacacacgtgtgtgtgtgtgtaccttcagTAAGGTCTCTCCTGTATGCTCTTTTCCTGTGGGCTGTTGTTCTTTCTGGCTGCTCAGTGACTGACATGTCGACATGAGCATACTAAGCAATCTACTCATCACTATGtctgcctgagagagagagagagagagagagttgatcAGATTTGTACATTCTCCAGAAGGCTGGCAGCTGTGGTGATGTGCATTTAGGAGACAGGTGAAAGGATTACCTGTTCAAAAGTGCTGTTGGCTCTCTCACATttcagctctacacacacaaacacacacatgcacaaatgaaataatgaaattatttgtAGCCCCCTGTTATAGCAAAAAATATGGCAAGGCCTTTagatatgtttttaaaacaattgtttccttttcctgcttcttttatttttcatgttaataaatgcatgTTCTGTTTATTGTGAGGTTAATTACAGTATATTGTTTATTAAGTAATAACTATATGgtatgtttatttgtgatgttaataaatgtatattctcTTTATTGAGAATATATGATGATTAGTGCATGTTCTGTTTGTGACgttaatgtgtgtatattcagTTCACtgtaatgttaataaatgttccatttctttttatattaattaaagtGCAAGTTGTTATGTtaagaaatgtatgttttgtttattgtgatgTTAAGAagtgtatgttttgtttattgtgatgTTAAGAagtgtatgttctgtttaaatgGCATATGCTCTCTCACCTGTGCATTTGGTTTGGTTATTTCCATAGTTACTGTAACCATGGTTGCACTGGCAATGGTAGCTGCCAACAGAGTTGGAGCAGACACCATTTTCCCCGCAAACATGTTCTTCACTGTCACACTCGTCaatatctgagagagagagagagagagagcgcgagagagtgagtttgtatatgggaggtttagggtgagcgtatatgggaggtttagggtgagcgtatatgggaggtttaggGTGAGTGTGCGAGcgtatatgggaggtttaggGTGAGTGTGCGAGcgtatatgggaggtttaggGTGAGTGTGCGATcgtatatgggaggtttaggGTGAGTgtatatgggaggtttaggGTGAGTgtatatgggaggtttaggGTGAATGTATGAGTGTATATAGGAGGTTTaggttgagtgtgtgagtgtatatgggaggttagggtgagggtttgatcgtatatgggaggtttagggtgagcgtatatgggaggtttaggGTGAGTGTACGAGcgtatatgggaggtttaggGTGAGTGTGCGATcgtatatgggaggtttagggtgagggtttgatcgtatatgggaggtttaggGTGAGTgtatatgggaggtttaggttgagtgtgtgagtgtatatgggaggttagggtgagggtttgatcgtatatgggaggtttaggGTGAGTGTACGAGTGTATATGGGAGGTTAGGGTGAGTGTACGAGTGTATATGGgaggttagggtgagggtttgatcgtatatgggaggtttagggtgagggtttgatcgtatatgggaggtttaggGTGAGTGTGCGATcgtatatgggaggtttagggtgagggtttgatcgtatatgggaggtttaggttgagtgtgtgagtgtatatgggaggttagggtgagggtttgatcgtatatgggaggtttaggGTGAGTgtatatgggaggtttaggttgagtgtgtgagtgtatatgggaggttagggtgagggtttgatcgtatatgggaggtttaggGTGAGTGTACGAGTGTATATGGGAGGTTAGGGTGAGTGTACGAGTGTATATGGgaggttagggtgagggtttgatcgtatatgggaggtttagggtgagggtttgatcgtatatgggaggtttaggttgagtgtgtgagtgtatatgggaggttagggtgagggtttgatcgtatatgggaggtttag
The sequence above is a segment of the Electrophorus electricus isolate fEleEle1 chromosome 16, fEleEle1.pri, whole genome shotgun sequence genome. Coding sequences within it:
- the LOC113582845 gene encoding adhesion G protein-coupled receptor E5 isoform X3, encoding MELKRHFVRIGLLLVVSLVQAEPHCHMGYQKNGTQCTDEDECQNEDGLCGNYSKCHNTKGSYYCTCHQGFTSRTPNFTAVSGQCNDINECNVKRCLENMKCVNTIGSYKCVCSPGYKKSTESDACVDIDECDSEEHVCGENGVCSNSVGSYHCQCNHGYSNYGNNQTKCTELKCERANSTFEQADIVMSRLLSMLMSTCQSLSSQKEQQPTGKEHTGETLLKELLNVSEMVVRGGVLDQSVALNTFLGVVEDTMHLISPQLNQPLTKIHNNVSEVWLAVRKERTPPNGSVLLSMDDVHLNISWETAVGASYPGYAYVALLSYKGLNSSGSSVRVSEELEKDQKNATYQLNSRMVTALVSNPDTQTLAQPVTLTFKHLQEGAVSEELNYSCVYWEETPSGGVWSGRGCMKAELNSTHAVCTWSHLSSFAVLMALYPIKESFELVWTTRVGLAVSLVCLLVCIFTFRFCRPIQGTRTTIHLHLCVCLFIADLLFLFFISSTSNKGACAFVASLLHFFFLAAFCWMLLEGVQLYRMVVLVFHTTLRPLYMFAVGYGVPLAIVVISAAAFSQGYGTDRHCWLSLEEDFIWSFFAPVCIIIILNSFFFVITIWKLAGKFSTLNPDFSKLKKLRSFVVTAVAQLCVLGGMWVFGCFLFQEQGTLVMSYLFTLLNSLQGALIFIMYCLMSKTVREEYSKLFGTVCKSQKKRYSEFSTNQSSNSQQPLKSMQSTGESEI